The genomic interval CTCGGTGACACGCTCGTGACCGGCAACGTCGTGTTCAGCAACCAGGAGCGCCTGCAGTTCGAGGCGCTGAACGGGCCGATCGCGCTGGGCGTGGCCGATGTCGTGATGAAGGAATTCCCCCATGCAGCGGACCAGTGCCGGGGGATGGTGGCAGACCTGCTCAACACCGTTTCGTAGAGCGGGGGGCAACTGCCGACAGGTTGGAAGTCTCTGAAGCCCTGGAGGCTTTCGGTTAGTGACTTTTTGGGCTGTGAACTGAGCAAACAGGAGAGCAAAGATGAGAAATGCAAAACTGATGACGGGCGTCGCGTTGGCGGCGCTGATTGTGGGAGCGCCGGCGGCGTTCGCGCAGGACAACGTGACGGTTGGCGAAATCAACCAGAACGTCTCGAACGACCAGTTCGTCTCGCAACCAAGCGAAGGCGAAGTCGACGTCAACAACCTTAACGGCACTTCTACGTCCGCGAGTTCATCCGTGACCGGCGCTTCGGCCGCAGTTGCAGGGTCGTTCGTCAACAATGTCACGAACTTGACTTTCGACGGGGACATCACTCAGAGATCTTCCAACACGCGCGTCGACCCGGACAACTTCGGCGAGGGCAAGGTTGGGTCCGAGCCTGCAAACGGCGTCGTCTTAAACGAGGCTGACGCGAGTGTCGGGAACCTCAATGGTACAGCCTCGTCGGCATCTGTCTCGGCGACCTCTTCGATCAACGCCGTGTCGGTCAGCTTCGTGAACGGTGGCGGCAGCGTGGCGGGGGACGCGGACATCACGCAAAGAGCGTCCGCTGACTCCTTCAACGCTTCGGGGACCAAAAACAACGCAAGCATCAACGGTGCTGATATTGATATAACCGGGGTTGCCGCGTCCGTTTCCGACTCGGCCCTCGGTGCCGGGTCCGTTGTCACCGTCACCGGCATTGGCAAGAACACCAGTACATCCTTAGGTAACGTGGTTTTCGGCGATATCGATCAGAGGTCAACCGTCGACAATCAAAGAGTCACAAACAAATCCAACAGCATGGACCTCGGCACGGTGTCAGGCACGGCCGCTTCGGCGTCAGTGTCGTCGACCGGCGCTCAAAATGCCATCTCCGTGACGCGGATCGGTGGTACGAAAAATACCTCGACGGTGACCGATATCGATAACGTGAAGCAGGTCGCCAGCCAGGAAGGCCGGGACACGAAGGTACAGATTGGCACTATCACTGGCGACAACGTCAGTGGTACTGGCGCATCGGTTTCGGCCAGCGCCACCGGCGCGATCAACGTCTTGAGTGTCACCGGCGTCAATGCAGGCAACGACACGACGATCAGCCTTGCTACTGATGGCGACGATTCGATCACGCAGAATGCCTCTAATGGCGTGAACCGGAACACCCCAACCGAGACGTTCAATGAGACCAGTATCAATGTTGGGAATGTTTCGGGTAAAGGGGCCTCTGCGTCGACGAGTGCGACGGGCGCTGCGTCGGTTGTTTCCGTGTCGAAAATCAATGGCGGCGCGACGACCGCGACCACTGGCAACATCTCGCAAACGGCTTCAAGCAGTGGCGTAGTCACGAATACTAGCAGCGTTACCGCCGGCAACCTGACTGCAACCGGCACCAGCGCGTCGATCTCTGCCACAGGCGCTTCCGCTGCTGTGTCTGTATCGACGATCCAGTAAGCACTGGACTCGAGAACTATGGAGCCGGGCCTTCGGGCCTGGCTCCTTCCTTCCGATGCTCGCGCTATGGGTCTTCCGATGAAACATGCTTTGATGATTTTAGGCCTCGCCCTGGTTTGGACCTTTTCCGGCGCGCACAGCGCAGCCGCGCAGGACGACAACTGGCAGACCGCCTGCGACGATACCCGTTGCCAGCTCTTCAGCGAGATCAGGAACGAGGAGGGCACGACCCTCGCGCGGCTCTACATGCAAAACCTCGCGCAGGACGGGCAGGATGCGAATGTCGTCGCGCTCGTGAACTTGCCGCTCGGCGTTTACATCCCCTCCGGCGTCGCGGTCGATGTCGATGACGATTACGTTTTCCGCGCCCAGCTTCTCGAATGCCGCGAGGATGAAGGCTGCCGCGCCGCGTTCGACCTCACCCCCGAAATCCTCGAAGAAATGAAGATGGGCGGCGAGATGTCGGTCGCGATCGTCGACGGGCGCAGCCGCCGGGCGATCTCCTTTAACTTTTCGCTCATGGGTTTCACAAAGGCTTACGAAGAATTCTCGGCGAAGATGTAATCCTGGTCATCGCCGCAGCTGGGTCGGTGTCAGAGGAGGAAAGCGCGGATCATGCCTTTGTCGAAGCGCCTGACTTTCGGGTGCGCAGGAACCGTCTGCGCACTAGCCCTGGCCGTGGCCAGCGAGCCTTCCACCGCACAGAGCCGGTTCGACGGGCAGAATGACGTGCCGGGCGCGGTGCTGGTCGACCCGGACGAACAGAAGATCAATCCGGACACCATCCCCGAGTTCCCGTCCACCGGCGATACGAGCATCCGCCCGCGCTTCTACATGAGCCCCGGCAGCCGCTGCACGAAGCTGGAGGATCCGCTGCCCGGCGGGTGCGAGGCTAACACCTTGCAGAAGGACAGCCGGGTGCTACCGCCAGTCGAGGGTCGCATTCTTCCCTTCCCGCTTACGCTGCCGCCGCTGCCGCCCGTTGCGCTGGGACCCATTTCGGCCCTGGATTTCGAACCTGATTTGGCGTTCTTCTACCGGGAACGGATGTTGCCTGAGTTGATGGCATCGCCGCCGATCGTGCTGACCTCGCCGTCCGTGCCGGGTGCGCATCTGGTTTACCTGCCCGACCTGGCGAGCGCTTCGGCGAGGCCGTTTCTGAGTCCCCGTCTGCCGCGCCCAGGAGGGCCCCCCGCAAGGCCAAAGCCCCACCTGCTGATGCTGGCGGGGCTGTCGTTCATTCTCGATTCGCCCGTGCGTGCCATGCCTGCCGGCGTGCCGGACGTCCTGCCGTCGTCCCGAATCCGCACGGAGCCGCTGATCGCGAACCATGCTCGGCTGTGGACTCTGCGTTTTCTCGCGCGGGGCAAGCCTGTCAGTCATCAGCCGGACAACGCCCCGCCGCGGTCGGCGCTGCCGCAATTCCAGGGTGAGCGGGTCGGCAGATACGTTATCGCGCAGCCGGTCGGTCTGCCGACCGTGTTCGATCGGTTCGAAGACCGCAACGCAGACCGACTCGGCGCACGGCCCTCCTACAAAGCCCTGATGCCCGGCGGAACTGGCAAAGCGGGCTATGGGTCAAACGGCCATGGCGCCAGCGCGCGAGTTCAAGTGGTCCGTCCGCAATCGGTCGTAACATCGCTTGAACGGAATGCGTCCGTGATGACAGGCAGCGCGCTGACCGCGCAGCCCCGCGCTGTCATCGGCAATTTCACGTCGTTCGTCCGCGGTAGCAATTAGGCGACCTTGGCGCCAATAAGAGGGCATTCGGACTCATGGTGCATGCCGGCGCGACCGCGATCCTACCGGGCGACCGTTACGCGGCCCTCATCAGGTTCCACGATCAGGTAGTCGCCATTCTGGATCAGCTGCGTAATGTCGCCGTCCTCGAAGCGGTCGCACATGGTCAGGCCGGCGAGCGCCGCGCCCTGGGCGAGAATGGTGTTGGCCCGGTTGAACAGAATTGCCGCGGGCGCCATGCCCCGCGCCTTCATCTCGTGCAGCATCCAGGCGGAGGCCACGCCGCCCTTGGCCGTGTTCATCACCAGAATGCGTCCGACGTAACTTTCCCCGGCCAGCCTGTGCTCGGGCCGGGAGAAAACGCCCTGCTGGCGGTCCAGGTCGTAGCGAGCCGAGAAATTGTCGCTTGAAACGAGCGCATAGCCTTCGATGCGGCTGCCGATGCCCGGGTGGCATTTCAGAACGGTCATCAGACGATCTCCCCTGCACAGGCGGACTCGACGCACTCTTCCATGCTGGCCAGCGCCGGTGCGTAGCCATAGCCGCCAAGGATGTTGACGATTTTCGCGGAGTTGCTCAGCAGGCGGCGCCAGCCATTGGCCTCGCCGATCTCTCGGGCGTACTGGTTGTAAAAGCAGGTCCCCTGAAGGACTTTCGCCCCGGACGCCTCGATCGTCTCGACATAGCCGAGGCGCAGCGCGTCCGCGTAGACCGAAGGCGAGGTGCACACGATGACGGCCGTGCCGGGATGGCGCCTGCGGCCCTCAAGCAGACCCGCCAGTGTCTGCATCTCGACCAGCGAGAGCTGCGGCGCCGCGAAGACCACAACATCCACCTTGTCGCCGCGCCCGCCAAAGTTCGATTTCAGCGCGCGCAGATCATCCGCTGTGATCTCCTCGCGTGGCAAGTTGGCCCCGCCCGCTGCTTCCAGCGTCGGCGCCTCCGGCGTAATGCCGACGATATGGAAGAGTGGCGAGGAGCCATAGCTCGCC from Dichotomicrobium thermohalophilum carries:
- a CDS encoding beta strand repeat-containing protein codes for the protein MRNAKLMTGVALAALIVGAPAAFAQDNVTVGEINQNVSNDQFVSQPSEGEVDVNNLNGTSTSASSSVTGASAAVAGSFVNNVTNLTFDGDITQRSSNTRVDPDNFGEGKVGSEPANGVVLNEADASVGNLNGTASSASVSATSSINAVSVSFVNGGGSVAGDADITQRASADSFNASGTKNNASINGADIDITGVAASVSDSALGAGSVVTVTGIGKNTSTSLGNVVFGDIDQRSTVDNQRVTNKSNSMDLGTVSGTAASASVSSTGAQNAISVTRIGGTKNTSTVTDIDNVKQVASQEGRDTKVQIGTITGDNVSGTGASVSASATGAINVLSVTGVNAGNDTTISLATDGDDSITQNASNGVNRNTPTETFNETSINVGNVSGKGASASTSATGAASVVSVSKINGGATTATTGNISQTASSSGVVTNTSSVTAGNLTATGTSASISATGASAAVSVSTIQ
- a CDS encoding invasion associated locus B family protein gives rise to the protein MILGLALVWTFSGAHSAAAQDDNWQTACDDTRCQLFSEIRNEEGTTLARLYMQNLAQDGQDANVVALVNLPLGVYIPSGVAVDVDDDYVFRAQLLECREDEGCRAAFDLTPEILEEMKMGGEMSVAIVDGRSRRAISFNFSLMGFTKAYEEFSAKM
- a CDS encoding aconitase X swivel domain-containing protein translates to MTVLKCHPGIGSRIEGYALVSSDNFSARYDLDRQQGVFSRPEHRLAGESYVGRILVMNTAKGGVASAWMLHEMKARGMAPAAILFNRANTILAQGAALAGLTMCDRFEDGDITQLIQNGDYLIVEPDEGRVTVAR